A single genomic interval of candidate division KSB1 bacterium harbors:
- a CDS encoding MoaD/ThiS family protein, which translates to MSVTVLIPTPLRSYTDHQQSIEIDGQSVDEILNKLMNQYPLLRKQICTEDGTIRRFVNIFLNDEDVRFLEKDKTPVRELDVISIIPSIAGG; encoded by the coding sequence ATGTCGGTTACAGTTCTTATTCCAACTCCGTTAAGATCTTATACGGATCATCAACAATCTATTGAAATTGATGGCCAGAGTGTTGATGAGATTTTAAACAAACTTATGAATCAATATCCATTATTACGCAAACAAATATGTACGGAAGATGGTACAATTCGCAGATTCGTAAATATATTCTTAAACGACGAAGACGTTCGTTTTTTGGAAAAAGATAAAACTCCTGTTAGAGAACTGGATGTCATCAGTATCATACCATCGATTGCAGGGGGTTAA
- a CDS encoding amidohydrolase — protein sequence MKRIVINFLVTLFPFVVFGQIMSFEDYNPPSTLVVPENPLTRAKFPFIDVHNHQRRMGSMDLNEVTTEMDKLNMAVMVNLSGRGFRRTQNEDGTFSFGLNESDFLKQAVENAKKQKPGRFIVFTNIDFNNIDEPDWAENTIRQLEIDVRNGANGLKIYKSHGLTNKDKSGKLIAVDDPRIDPVWAKCGELGIPVLIHTGEPAAFWLPKDKNNERWLELKQRPGRYRDPAIFPSWEQIMSEQHNVFRKHPKTIFINAHLGWMGNDLGRLGKLMDELPNMYTEIGAVLAELGRQPRFAREWFIKYQDRVMFGKDSWNPKEYYVYFRVLESADEYFDYYRKRHAFWKMYGMNLPDEVLKKLYYKNALRIIPGIDKSGFPD from the coding sequence ATGAAAAGAATTGTGATAAATTTTCTTGTTACTTTATTTCCATTTGTTGTTTTTGGTCAAATCATGTCTTTTGAGGATTACAACCCGCCTTCCACCCTGGTGGTCCCGGAGAATCCGCTAACACGTGCCAAGTTTCCATTTATTGATGTGCACAATCATCAACGTAGAATGGGATCAATGGATTTAAATGAAGTTACTACTGAAATGGACAAACTTAATATGGCGGTTATGGTAAACCTCAGCGGCAGAGGGTTTAGACGAACACAAAATGAAGACGGCACTTTTAGTTTTGGTTTAAATGAAAGTGATTTTCTAAAACAAGCAGTTGAAAATGCAAAAAAACAAAAACCCGGGCGATTCATCGTCTTCACCAATATCGATTTTAATAACATTGATGAGCCGGATTGGGCGGAAAATACAATCAGGCAGCTTGAAATTGATGTTCGAAATGGCGCTAACGGCTTAAAAATTTATAAAAGTCATGGATTAACCAATAAGGACAAAAGCGGAAAACTCATTGCTGTAGACGATCCTCGCATTGATCCGGTTTGGGCGAAATGTGGAGAATTGGGAATTCCGGTACTCATCCATACCGGCGAGCCGGCAGCTTTTTGGCTGCCGAAGGACAAGAATAACGAACGTTGGTTGGAGTTAAAACAAAGACCCGGGCGTTATCGAGATCCTGCGATTTTTCCATCTTGGGAACAAATTATGAGTGAACAGCACAATGTATTTCGCAAACATCCAAAAACTATTTTTATCAATGCTCATTTGGGCTGGATGGGCAACGATCTTGGCCGATTGGGAAAATTGATGGACGAATTACCCAATATGTACACCGAGATCGGTGCGGTTTTGGCTGAGCTGGGACGCCAGCCACGTTTTGCACGGGAATGGTTCATCAAATACCAGGACCGGGTTATGTTTGGCAAGGATTCCTGGAATCCAAAAGAATATTATGTCTACTTCCGCGTGTTAGAATCCGCCGATGAATATTTCGATTACTATCGAAAACGGCATGCCTTCTGGAAAATGTACGGTATGAATCTACCCGATGAGGTGTTGAAGAA